One Natrinema halophilum genomic window carries:
- a CDS encoding helix-turn-helix domain-containing protein: protein MKHVRVTLDANGREAEIHPMYDVLANASYVERATAMHWNVAGDELGIMHYVVGDREPFVAAMESIPEVLAYELTSAGDDAFYVYIRDATNEPMRELFDAVTRTPIVVIPPIEYERDGTVSYSAFGPSDAIQTALEEIPDPIAVTIAEIGGLAATPGVLESLLSERQREAIDAAFDLGYYEIPREANHEAVATAIDCAPSTAAEHLRKAESKLLRSVLTG, encoded by the coding sequence ATGAAACACGTTCGGGTCACGCTCGACGCGAACGGCCGCGAAGCCGAGATACACCCGATGTACGACGTCCTCGCGAATGCGTCGTACGTCGAACGAGCGACGGCGATGCACTGGAACGTCGCCGGCGACGAACTCGGTATCATGCACTACGTCGTCGGCGACCGCGAGCCGTTCGTGGCGGCGATGGAGTCGATTCCCGAAGTGCTGGCGTACGAACTCACGTCGGCCGGTGACGACGCGTTCTACGTCTACATACGGGACGCGACGAACGAGCCGATGCGAGAACTCTTCGACGCGGTCACGCGAACGCCGATCGTCGTCATCCCGCCGATCGAGTACGAACGCGACGGCACCGTCTCGTACTCGGCGTTCGGCCCGTCGGACGCGATCCAGACCGCACTCGAGGAGATTCCGGATCCGATCGCGGTGACGATAGCCGAGATCGGCGGTCTGGCGGCGACGCCCGGCGTCCTCGAGTCGCTGTTGAGCGAGCGCCAGCGCGAGGCGATCGACGCGGCGTTCGACCTCGGGTACTACGAGATACCTCGTGAGGCGAATCACGAAGCAGTCGCGACTGCGATCGACTGTGCTCCGAGTACGGCCGCCGAACACCTGCGAAAGGCGGAATCCAAACTCCTCCGCTCGGTCCTGACGGGATGA
- a CDS encoding DUF7560 family zinc ribbon protein — protein sequence MKPYEFTCPDCGREIPVTGPMREATLANGCPVCGRSVTSDNFAM from the coding sequence ATGAAACCGTACGAATTCACGTGCCCGGATTGTGGTCGAGAGATCCCCGTCACGGGACCGATGCGCGAGGCAACGCTGGCGAACGGGTGCCCCGTCTGTGGGCGATCGGTGACCTCCGACAACTTCGCGATGTGA